The proteins below come from a single Crateriforma spongiae genomic window:
- a CDS encoding circularly permuted type 2 ATP-grasp protein, translating into MSTDPSSSWQSQSQSQASGTASADASEKPSAQPLPRLIDYDPGGFFDELVNDQSIARPDTEVLVDMINRISGETLARRQRAIERAMYRMGITFTVYSDSRGTEKIMPFDIIPRVVPAILWHHIEAGLKQRIGALNRFLSDIYGPQNIINDGVIPRELVDTSKDFRPQCIGLTPPNGVWCHITGTDLIRDSSGTVYVLEDNLRCPSGVSYVLQNRAVMKKNFPQLFDASRVRPVNDYPARLYNTLVSMAPEGVRNPVVAVLTPGVYNSAYYEHSFLAQQMGVELVEGRDLMVKDDRVYMRTTEGLQQVHVLYRRVDDMFLDPEVFREDSVLGVAGLMRAYRAGNIALANAPGTGIADDKVIYAYVPKMIDYYLGETPILENVPTYVCLDEDDRRHVLENLDTLVVKAANESGGYGILIGPHATPAEREKFGELIRENPRNYIAQPTLSLSRVPTLVGESLEGRHVDLRPYILCRSPTDVDVIPGGLTRVALKRGSLVVNSSQGGGSKDTWVVANPGEETAST; encoded by the coding sequence ATGTCCACCGATCCATCTTCCTCGTGGCAGTCACAATCTCAATCTCAGGCGTCCGGCACGGCATCAGCGGATGCATCGGAAAAACCGTCTGCGCAGCCTCTTCCGCGATTGATTGATTACGACCCTGGCGGATTTTTCGACGAACTGGTCAACGATCAATCGATCGCGAGGCCCGATACCGAAGTCCTGGTCGACATGATCAATCGCATTTCGGGGGAAACATTGGCGCGGCGCCAGCGGGCCATCGAACGGGCGATGTACCGGATGGGAATCACGTTCACGGTTTACAGTGATTCCCGTGGGACGGAAAAGATCATGCCGTTCGACATCATTCCGCGTGTGGTTCCGGCGATCCTGTGGCATCATATTGAAGCCGGACTGAAGCAGCGGATCGGCGCGCTCAATCGATTCCTGTCGGACATCTATGGTCCCCAGAACATCATCAACGATGGGGTGATCCCGCGCGAATTGGTCGACACGTCGAAAGACTTTCGGCCACAGTGCATCGGATTGACGCCGCCCAACGGCGTGTGGTGTCACATCACGGGCACCGATTTGATTCGCGATTCCAGCGGCACGGTCTATGTCTTGGAAGACAACCTGAGGTGCCCATCGGGTGTCTCGTACGTGCTGCAAAACCGCGCGGTGATGAAGAAGAACTTTCCCCAGTTGTTCGACGCCAGTCGAGTCCGACCGGTCAATGATTACCCGGCACGACTGTACAACACGCTGGTGTCGATGGCCCCCGAAGGCGTTCGCAACCCGGTCGTCGCCGTCTTGACCCCGGGTGTTTACAACAGCGCCTATTACGAGCATTCGTTCTTGGCCCAACAAATGGGTGTCGAATTGGTCGAAGGCCGCGATCTGATGGTCAAAGACGATCGCGTTTACATGCGGACCACCGAAGGGTTGCAGCAAGTCCACGTCCTTTATCGGCGTGTGGACGACATGTTTTTGGACCCGGAAGTTTTTCGCGAAGATTCGGTGCTGGGCGTTGCCGGTTTGATGCGAGCCTATCGTGCGGGCAACATTGCTTTGGCCAACGCACCGGGAACGGGCATCGCCGACGACAAGGTGATCTACGCCTATGTGCCCAAAATGATCGACTACTACTTGGGCGAAACACCGATTCTGGAAAACGTTCCCACTTACGTTTGCTTGGACGAAGACGATCGCCGCCACGTGCTGGAAAACTTAGACACGCTGGTGGTCAAAGCGGCGAACGAATCGGGAGGCTATGGCATCTTGATCGGCCCGCACGCGACGCCCGCCGAGCGTGAAAAATTCGGCGAACTGATTCGCGAGAACCCTCGAAACTACATCGCCCAGCCGACGCTTTCGCTGTCGCGGGTGCCGACCTTGGTGGGTGAATCGTTGGAAGGACGCCACGTGGATTTGCGTCCGTACATTTTGTGCCGATCGCCGACCGATGTGGATGTGATTCCCGGCGGGCTGACCCGCGTGGCACTGAAGCGTGGATCGCTGGTCGTCAATTCATCGCAGGGCGGCGGCAGTAAAGACACGTGGGTCGTTGCCAATCCCGGCGAAGAAACCGCAAGCACCTGA
- a CDS encoding alpha-E domain-containing protein translates to MLARVAESIYWMSRQMERAENLSRFLEVTLNFILDQPENLVDPWEPLIQVTGDTQWYSEHYSRFDRPSVIHFLAFDDRYPNSMLSSLRYARENARGVRETLSSETFEQINDFYHFVNDAALQKVEPTADFFDQVRQQALLWNGILDGTMSHDIGWHFANFGRLIERADKTSRILDVKYFNLLPRVDDVGTAVDDIQWSALLLAISGFEAYRREHHLIDIEKVVDFFIFNRRFPRSILSCVAGADWSLSQIEDACSSAQPRSAKQASLGLRHRLANTNVKEVLAGGMHQFIDTLQVELNDIGEALNQDYFQVTLNA, encoded by the coding sequence ATGCTCGCACGCGTTGCCGAATCGATTTACTGGATGTCCCGTCAAATGGAACGGGCCGAAAACCTCTCACGGTTTTTGGAAGTCACGTTGAACTTCATCTTGGACCAACCGGAAAACCTGGTGGATCCTTGGGAACCCTTGATCCAAGTGACCGGAGACACGCAATGGTATTCCGAACACTATTCGCGTTTTGATCGACCGTCGGTGATCCACTTCCTGGCCTTCGACGATCGCTATCCCAATTCGATGCTTTCATCGTTGCGGTATGCCCGGGAGAACGCCCGTGGCGTTCGCGAGACGTTGTCCAGCGAGACGTTCGAACAGATCAACGACTTTTACCATTTCGTCAACGACGCGGCATTGCAAAAGGTCGAACCGACCGCCGACTTTTTCGACCAGGTCCGCCAGCAAGCGTTGCTTTGGAATGGCATTTTGGATGGAACGATGTCCCACGACATCGGTTGGCACTTTGCCAATTTCGGACGGCTGATCGAACGCGCCGACAAAACGTCACGAATCTTGGACGTCAAGTATTTCAATCTGCTGCCACGCGTCGACGATGTCGGCACGGCGGTCGATGACATCCAGTGGTCTGCATTGCTGTTGGCGATCAGCGGTTTCGAAGCCTATCGCCGCGAACATCATTTGATCGACATCGAAAAAGTCGTCGACTTCTTCATCTTCAACCGTCGGTTTCCGCGATCCATTCTTTCCTGTGTCGCGGGGGCCGATTGGTCGCTTTCCCAAATCGAAGACGCCTGTTCGTCGGCTCAACCGCGATCGGCCAAACAAGCATCATTGGGGCTGCGTCACCGGTTGGCCAACACCAACGTCAAAGAAGTTTTGGCCGGCGGCATGCACCAATTCATCGACACATTGCAAGTTGAACTGAACGACATCGGCGAAGCTCTCAACCAAGACTACTTTCAGGTAACGTTAAACGCATGA
- a CDS encoding transglutaminase family protein gives MTIRVALHHQTKYQYDRSIGLGPQLVRLKPAYHARTPIIAYSQRVSPADHFVNWQQDPFGNPIGRYVFEKPADHLEVTVDFIADMTVINPFDFFVEEEFEAWPFEYDEVRRKQLLPYLEKPPMTPLFSQWVGELPTSADRVIDYLVDVNQRLERRIDYTVRMEPGVQSAEETLELARGSCRDSAWLLVQTLRHVGLAARFVSGYLIQLASDLPSLDGPSGPTEDFCDLHAWTEVYLPGAGWVGMDPTSGLFAGEGHIPLACTPFFSDAAPITGAHEPCEVEFSFDMSVRRVHEDPRVTKPYSEQQWQQIMATGDRFDEIMQESDLRLTMGGEPTFVSIDDMDDPQWNTDAVGEDKRVLSNVLLRRLQKHFGNGSLLHYGQGKWYPGESLPRWALTCMWRKDGHPIWKDQQWLADEGVDYGHTVQDAKRFIYTLARELNISAKMTFPVFEDTFHYLWRENRLPVDVDTTEPKLKDPNERAMMIRTFQHGLGKPIGFTLPLRRAWWQARPGWMGGRWPVRSEKVYLIPGDSPIGLRLPLDTLPVSSFSTNAFYSAPYDPTAINGPLPTMQRGMKGVSADPLREIRQEMPARSGENGFGGGGGPLGPGSGGPGGQPINEQVIDEIDEDDDLPTSEDVVHTALCIECRHGRLHVFMPPVNRMEDYLDLINAIEQTCERLQLPVIIEGYLPPPDSRVEYYKITPDPGVIEVNTQPTKTWRELAHLTETLYEEARLSRLGTEKFDLDGLHTGTGGGNHIVMGGSNPSESPFLRRPDVLSSMIAFWNNHPSLSYLFSGRFIGPTSQAPRADEGRIDAAYQLEMALAQVPQRWESTPPWLTDRLFRDLLTDLTGNTHRAEICIDKLYSPDSVTGRLGLIELRGFEMPPHARMSLAQQLLIRGLVLAFWQQPYREKLSHWGTSLHDRFMLPHFVWSDFLDVLRFMKHRGLGLEPDWFGTHYEFRFPRIGEVTYENVSLTLRNAIEPWYVMGEEPGASGTTRFVDSSVERMEVRAENFDPSRHALLCNGLRVPMHATGIKGTYVTGIRYRAWQPPRCLHPTIGIHSPLRFEVVNINTAASIGGCTYHVVHPGGRGTDSFPVNSVEAESRRASRFDTESLTGGLIQLPPMPPIGSDEAYPVTFDLLRASCGLGLA, from the coding sequence ATGACCATCCGCGTCGCTCTGCACCACCAGACCAAGTACCAGTATGACCGATCGATCGGTCTGGGCCCGCAATTGGTTCGGTTGAAGCCCGCCTATCATGCGCGGACCCCGATCATCGCGTACAGCCAGCGGGTGTCCCCGGCGGATCATTTCGTCAACTGGCAACAAGATCCGTTCGGCAACCCGATCGGCCGCTACGTCTTTGAAAAGCCGGCCGATCACTTGGAAGTCACGGTCGATTTCATCGCCGACATGACGGTGATCAACCCGTTCGACTTTTTTGTCGAAGAAGAATTCGAAGCATGGCCCTTTGAATACGATGAAGTGCGACGCAAACAGCTGTTGCCATACTTGGAAAAGCCACCGATGACGCCACTGTTTTCACAGTGGGTTGGTGAACTGCCGACGTCGGCCGACCGCGTCATCGACTACTTGGTCGACGTGAATCAGCGACTGGAACGTCGCATCGATTACACGGTGCGAATGGAACCAGGCGTCCAATCGGCCGAAGAAACACTGGAACTTGCCCGTGGTTCGTGTCGTGATTCCGCTTGGCTGTTGGTCCAAACGTTGCGACACGTCGGTCTGGCGGCTCGGTTCGTCTCCGGCTATCTGATCCAATTGGCGTCGGACCTGCCGTCGCTGGACGGACCGTCTGGACCCACCGAAGACTTTTGTGACCTGCACGCATGGACCGAAGTTTATCTGCCCGGCGCCGGTTGGGTCGGGATGGATCCGACCAGTGGGTTGTTTGCCGGGGAAGGGCATATTCCGCTGGCCTGCACGCCTTTCTTCAGTGACGCCGCTCCCATCACCGGTGCACACGAACCATGCGAGGTCGAATTTTCATTTGACATGTCGGTTCGTCGTGTCCACGAAGACCCACGCGTCACCAAGCCGTACAGCGAACAGCAGTGGCAACAGATCATGGCGACCGGCGATCGCTTTGATGAAATCATGCAAGAAAGCGATCTGCGTTTGACCATGGGCGGCGAACCCACGTTCGTGTCCATCGACGACATGGACGACCCGCAGTGGAACACCGATGCGGTGGGCGAAGACAAACGCGTGCTTAGCAACGTGCTGTTGCGACGATTGCAGAAGCACTTTGGCAACGGATCGCTACTGCACTATGGCCAGGGCAAATGGTACCCCGGTGAATCATTGCCGCGGTGGGCGTTGACTTGCATGTGGCGCAAGGACGGCCATCCGATTTGGAAAGATCAACAGTGGTTGGCCGACGAAGGCGTCGACTACGGACACACCGTTCAAGATGCCAAGCGATTCATTTACACCCTGGCGCGAGAATTAAATATCAGCGCCAAGATGACGTTCCCAGTCTTCGAAGACACGTTTCACTACCTGTGGCGTGAAAACCGATTGCCGGTGGATGTCGACACGACTGAACCCAAGCTGAAGGACCCCAACGAACGGGCGATGATGATTCGCACGTTCCAACACGGGCTTGGCAAACCGATCGGCTTTACGTTGCCACTGCGTCGCGCTTGGTGGCAGGCACGCCCGGGTTGGATGGGTGGACGCTGGCCGGTTCGGTCGGAAAAGGTGTATTTGATTCCGGGCGATTCACCGATCGGTCTGCGTTTGCCGTTGGACACACTGCCGGTCAGCAGTTTCAGCACGAACGCATTCTATTCCGCACCGTATGATCCCACCGCCATCAACGGGCCACTGCCGACGATGCAGCGTGGCATGAAAGGAGTCTCCGCAGATCCGCTGCGCGAGATCCGTCAAGAAATGCCAGCCCGAAGTGGCGAAAACGGATTCGGCGGTGGTGGTGGACCACTGGGACCCGGCAGCGGTGGACCAGGCGGCCAACCGATCAATGAACAGGTCATCGACGAAATCGACGAAGACGATGATTTGCCGACCAGCGAAGACGTCGTTCACACCGCGCTGTGTATTGAATGTCGACACGGCCGATTGCACGTCTTCATGCCGCCGGTCAATCGCATGGAAGACTACTTGGATTTGATCAACGCGATCGAACAAACGTGCGAGCGGCTGCAGTTGCCCGTGATCATCGAAGGCTATCTGCCCCCACCGGACAGTCGTGTGGAGTACTACAAGATCACGCCGGATCCCGGGGTGATCGAAGTCAACACCCAGCCGACAAAGACATGGCGTGAATTGGCCCATTTGACCGAAACGCTTTACGAAGAAGCACGGTTGAGCCGTCTGGGCACCGAGAAGTTTGATTTGGACGGTCTGCACACCGGCACCGGTGGCGGCAACCACATCGTCATGGGCGGATCGAATCCGTCGGAAAGTCCGTTCCTGCGACGTCCCGACGTGCTGTCCAGCATGATCGCGTTTTGGAACAATCACCCCAGCTTGTCATATCTGTTCAGCGGTCGATTCATCGGACCGACTAGCCAGGCGCCGCGGGCGGACGAAGGTCGAATCGACGCGGCCTATCAATTGGAGATGGCGTTGGCCCAGGTGCCCCAACGCTGGGAAAGCACACCACCATGGTTGACCGACCGCTTGTTCCGTGACTTGTTGACCGATTTGACGGGCAACACCCACCGCGCGGAAATCTGTATCGACAAGCTGTATTCACCCGACAGTGTGACCGGCCGTTTGGGCCTGATCGAACTGCGTGGGTTTGAAATGCCGCCACATGCACGGATGAGCCTTGCCCAGCAATTGCTGATTCGGGGTTTGGTTTTGGCGTTCTGGCAACAACCGTATCGCGAAAAACTGTCGCACTGGGGCACGTCGCTGCACGACCGATTCATGTTGCCGCACTTTGTCTGGAGCGATTTCCTGGACGTGCTGCGTTTCATGAAGCACCGCGGCTTGGGCTTGGAACCGGATTGGTTCGGAACGCATTACGAGTTTCGATTCCCCCGGATCGGCGAAGTCACCTACGAAAATGTATCGCTGACCTTACGCAACGCGATCGAACCCTGGTACGTGATGGGCGAAGAACCGGGAGCCAGCGGCACGACACGATTCGTCGACAGCAGCGTGGAACGCATGGAAGTCAGAGCGGAAAACTTTGACCCCAGCCGCCATGCGCTGTTGTGCAACGGTTTGCGAGTCCCCATGCATGCGACGGGGATCAAAGGCACCTACGTCACCGGTATTCGATACCGGGCGTGGCAGCCGCCGCGGTGTTTGCACCCCACGATCGGGATCCATTCACCCCTGCGGTTCGAAGTGGTCAACATCAATACCGCCGCATCGATCGGGGGATGTACCTACCACGTCGTTCATCCGGGCGGTCGCGGCACCGACAGTTTCCCGGTCAACAGTGTGGAAGCGGAATCACGACGCGCATCGCGATTCGATACCGAGTCGCTGACCGGCGGCCTGATCCAGTTGCCACCGATGCCGCCGATCGGCAGCGATGAAGCCTATCCGGTGACGTTTGATCTGTTACGGGCCAGTTGTGGGTTGGGCTTGGCCTAG
- a CDS encoding circularly permuted type 2 ATP-grasp protein, with protein MNLADYLPGGALFDGCKSADGSVRRGWQPIVDWSTQIGPAGLDKRTNQLEMMIRDSGATFRSAAETASVATDGERSPGRPWKLATVPHAIDASSWSFVEVGLQQRARLLEAVLDDLLGPQTLIRQRILPPELLWKNPSFRRVYHGLPVAVDDTGQAQRLIVTGTDLARGVDGSWWVVGDRTRAPSGLGYLLENRVVTSQTLSNLIRQCNVRRVAAFFVKLRSRLQSLAPRMHENPRIALLTPGEKSYRYFEDAYLARYLGYMLVQGSDLAVRGDRLNFRTLGGLVPIEVVWRHVSDRQCDPLELDPHSAQGVTGLLRMVRRGSVAIGNAIGSALVQMPALLPFLPAACKHLLGEDLKLPSIDTYWCGGLKEREHVLANLDQFMIRPAFVIDREPPQFAGSLSSDQKAELASRIRANPAAFVAQQTMNHATTPVWHEGKFRSWHFSLRSFQILDGDQVEVLPGGLARADPEENRMFRSPTSGQLTMDCWVVDEQPAAWDVSLLPDPNSPLELQRGGSDLSSRVAEHLFWLGRYVERCESIARLLRTTLRRLAGEGSTSRQSEIPQLIAALAGIGQIEPDYAIDELGGSFPSLETVLPESVFDTIQPEGLQSAAKLVVSNATAVRDRLSTDAYRVLKRVAEELSRRPSRATSDIGFVIEKLNRLLVDLLAFAGLSSDSMTRTHAWRFLQLGRRIERTNQTIELISAGLVSTIKNERNVFEAVLEASDSLMTYHARYMNLVRPIPVIDLLVTDDSNPRSLAFQLKDIDRFVSELPRDPNSTSLRDDQLQAKSLLHEVEMANPKALGVSNGQRREQLEILLQRISEGLPRLSDAIAAQYFFHTATTQELTGIRYRDRPDASEGTTESGSADASATDSQPDPTTDQASQSQSQSQSSTTRGTSQP; from the coding sequence TTGAATCTTGCCGACTATCTTCCCGGCGGTGCGCTTTTTGACGGCTGCAAATCGGCCGACGGAAGCGTCCGTCGCGGCTGGCAGCCGATCGTCGATTGGTCCACCCAGATCGGCCCGGCAGGCTTGGACAAGCGGACCAACCAGCTGGAAATGATGATCCGCGACAGCGGGGCGACGTTCCGTTCGGCCGCCGAAACCGCCAGCGTCGCGACCGACGGCGAACGCAGCCCCGGCCGACCCTGGAAATTGGCGACCGTCCCCCACGCGATCGATGCGTCGTCCTGGTCATTCGTCGAAGTCGGGCTGCAGCAACGTGCCCGGTTGTTGGAAGCCGTTTTGGATGACCTTTTGGGGCCGCAAACCTTGATCCGCCAGCGGATCTTGCCCCCCGAACTGCTTTGGAAAAACCCGTCCTTTCGCCGGGTCTATCACGGATTGCCGGTCGCAGTCGACGACACGGGCCAAGCCCAGCGTCTGATCGTCACGGGAACCGATCTGGCACGCGGTGTGGACGGATCCTGGTGGGTGGTCGGTGATCGCACTCGGGCCCCCAGCGGTCTGGGCTATCTGTTGGAAAACCGTGTCGTCACGTCACAGACCTTGTCCAATCTGATTCGGCAATGCAACGTCCGTCGGGTGGCCGCGTTCTTCGTCAAGTTGCGGTCGCGGTTGCAATCGTTGGCCCCGCGGATGCATGAGAATCCCCGGATCGCTTTGTTGACCCCGGGGGAAAAGAGCTATCGATATTTCGAGGACGCTTATCTGGCCCGCTACTTGGGGTACATGCTGGTCCAGGGCAGCGATTTGGCGGTCCGCGGCGACCGGTTAAATTTTCGCACCTTGGGCGGACTGGTTCCGATCGAAGTCGTTTGGCGGCACGTTTCGGATCGACAGTGTGATCCGCTGGAATTGGATCCGCATTCGGCGCAGGGCGTCACCGGTTTATTGCGGATGGTGCGACGCGGCAGTGTGGCGATCGGAAATGCCATCGGAAGTGCCCTGGTCCAGATGCCGGCGTTGTTGCCATTCTTGCCGGCCGCGTGCAAACACCTGTTGGGTGAAGACCTAAAACTGCCCAGCATCGACACGTATTGGTGCGGCGGTTTGAAAGAACGCGAACACGTTTTGGCAAACTTGGACCAGTTCATGATTCGTCCGGCATTTGTCATCGATCGTGAACCGCCCCAGTTTGCCGGCAGTCTGTCATCGGATCAAAAAGCGGAACTGGCCAGTCGCATCCGGGCTAACCCGGCCGCCTTCGTCGCCCAACAGACAATGAACCATGCGACGACGCCGGTTTGGCACGAAGGCAAATTTCGTTCGTGGCATTTTTCGTTGCGTTCGTTTCAGATTTTGGACGGGGATCAGGTCGAAGTTCTGCCGGGCGGTTTGGCGCGTGCCGATCCGGAAGAAAACCGCATGTTCCGATCGCCCACCTCGGGCCAACTGACGATGGATTGTTGGGTCGTCGACGAACAGCCCGCCGCGTGGGACGTATCGTTGTTGCCCGATCCGAATTCGCCGCTTGAACTTCAGCGGGGCGGCAGCGATCTATCCAGCCGCGTTGCGGAACACCTGTTTTGGCTCGGTCGTTATGTCGAACGCTGCGAATCGATCGCTCGTCTGTTGCGAACCACTTTGCGTCGTCTGGCGGGCGAAGGCAGTACGTCACGGCAAAGCGAGATCCCGCAATTGATCGCTGCGTTGGCGGGCATCGGCCAAATCGAACCCGATTATGCGATCGACGAATTGGGCGGATCATTTCCATCGTTGGAAACCGTGTTGCCCGAAAGCGTGTTCGACACGATCCAACCCGAAGGCCTTCAGTCCGCCGCCAAGCTGGTCGTGTCCAACGCCACGGCGGTTCGCGACCGATTGTCGACCGATGCCTATCGCGTTCTCAAACGTGTCGCCGAAGAACTCAGCCGTCGTCCGTCTCGGGCCACCAGCGACATCGGCTTTGTGATCGAAAAGCTGAATCGATTGTTGGTCGACCTGTTGGCGTTCGCCGGCCTGTCTAGCGACAGCATGACCCGGACCCACGCATGGCGGTTCTTGCAATTGGGCCGTCGCATTGAACGAACCAACCAGACCATCGAATTGATTTCCGCGGGACTCGTTTCGACGATCAAGAATGAACGCAATGTGTTCGAAGCCGTGTTGGAAGCCAGCGACAGCCTGATGACCTATCACGCCAGGTACATGAACCTGGTACGTCCGATCCCCGTGATCGATTTGCTGGTTACCGACGACAGTAACCCACGTTCCTTGGCGTTCCAACTGAAGGACATCGACCGTTTCGTCAGCGAATTGCCACGCGACCCAAATTCGACCAGCCTGCGTGACGACCAGTTGCAGGCCAAGTCGTTATTGCACGAAGTCGAAATGGCGAATCCCAAAGCGTTGGGAGTCAGCAACGGCCAGCGTCGCGAGCAATTGGAGATCTTACTTCAGCGGATCAGCGAAGGACTGCCGCGATTGTCCGACGCGATTGCCGCACAGTACTTCTTCCACACCGCCACAACCCAAGAACTGACGGGGATTCGCTATCGCGATCGCCCTGATGCGTCAGAGGGAACCACCGAAAGTGGATCCGCCGACGCGTCGGCAACCGATTCACAACCGGACCCGACAACCGATCAGGCGTCACAGTCCCAATCTCAATCCCAGTCATCAACGACACGTGGGACGTCGCAACCATGA
- a CDS encoding transglutaminase family protein, with amino-acid sequence MMQSSDPPPENPDSSAQAPVPDPAKPVLPENVPALGNGQATSATTPPLATPPVAADPSPADQTDAGETSVRYRIRHQTRYSYAGPVAVCQNQLRMRPRPLPTVQVLRSGTTISPNPDSQETHIDYFGNEVETFSIEALHDVLVVDVDSEVQVTSLVWNDQARGIRWKQVCDDLATPIDLALFDVAEFRFASPVIPIGARYRQYAQPSFDAHESLYDAVEDLTRRIHADFRYDTTATNVDTPVHQSFDLKAGVCQDFAQVQIACLRSMGLAARYVSGYLRTLPPPGKEKLVGADESHAWLSVFMGLDHGWLDLDPTNGCIAGRDHIPICLGRDYRDVSPMRGVAIGGGTADLYVSVDVAVV; translated from the coding sequence ATGATGCAGTCATCCGATCCGCCACCAGAAAACCCTGACTCGTCGGCCCAGGCCCCTGTTCCGGATCCTGCCAAACCGGTTCTGCCAGAGAACGTTCCGGCATTGGGCAACGGCCAGGCGACATCCGCGACAACGCCGCCTTTGGCCACACCGCCCGTGGCGGCCGATCCATCGCCTGCCGATCAGACCGACGCCGGGGAAACCTCGGTGCGGTATCGCATTCGTCACCAGACGCGGTACAGCTATGCCGGGCCTGTCGCGGTGTGCCAAAACCAACTTCGGATGCGACCGCGTCCGTTGCCGACAGTCCAAGTGTTGCGCAGCGGCACCACGATTTCGCCAAACCCAGATTCCCAGGAAACGCATATCGATTACTTCGGCAACGAAGTCGAAACGTTTTCGATCGAAGCATTGCATGACGTCTTGGTGGTCGACGTGGACAGCGAAGTCCAAGTGACCAGTCTGGTTTGGAACGATCAAGCGCGCGGCATTCGGTGGAAACAAGTCTGTGACGACTTGGCCACACCAATCGATCTGGCCCTCTTTGACGTCGCGGAGTTTCGTTTCGCATCACCCGTGATTCCGATCGGTGCACGGTACCGCCAGTACGCCCAGCCGTCATTTGATGCGCACGAATCGTTGTACGACGCGGTGGAAGATCTGACGCGTCGCATTCACGCCGATTTCCGGTACGACACCACGGCAACCAACGTGGACACGCCGGTCCACCAGTCATTTGATTTGAAGGCGGGTGTCTGCCAAGACTTCGCCCAAGTCCAAATCGCATGCTTGCGATCGATGGGGCTGGCGGCACGATACGTCAGCGGTTACCTGCGGACGCTGCCACCACCGGGGAAAGAAAAACTGGTCGGTGCCGATGAATCGCATGCTTGGCTCAGTGTCTTCATGGGCCTGGATCATGGTTGGTTGGATTTGGATCCGACCAACGGATGCATCGCGGGTCGTGACCATATACCGATTTGTCTGGGGCGAGACTACCGCGACGTCAGCCCCATGCGTGGCGTCGCGATCGGCGGCGGAACCGCCGATTTATATGTCAGCGTGGATGTCGCAGTAGTCTAA
- a CDS encoding fructosamine kinase family protein — protein MMMLKDWLPRHVPQIRRIDSVDSVGGGCISDAVCVRGISDQDKPETWFVKTNTVDFAENFACELDGLNALRSTGVIHIPEPIATGIDASHSFLVTRWIPSEPPTADFFSGFGRRLAEHHVASEMTDDRHGWHRDNFLGATVQPNQPCESWVAFVAQQRIGHQLSLAIENGWSDSRLISDVQKIIDHMDDLLSGRHSTVSLLHGDLWSGNYLCTDGGRVALIDPAVYRGCAEAEFGMIQLFGSCPPEFYDAYQDVRPLADGWRRRVQVYVLYHLLNHLNLFGGGYLSQCQRTAAMVLRGR, from the coding sequence ATGATGATGTTGAAAGATTGGTTGCCCCGGCACGTTCCGCAAATCCGCCGGATCGATTCAGTCGACTCGGTGGGTGGCGGTTGCATCAGCGACGCCGTCTGTGTCCGAGGCATTAGCGATCAAGACAAACCGGAAACCTGGTTCGTCAAAACCAACACGGTCGACTTCGCGGAGAACTTTGCCTGCGAATTGGACGGTTTGAACGCGCTACGATCGACGGGTGTGATCCACATCCCGGAACCAATCGCGACCGGTATCGATGCATCCCACAGCTTTCTGGTCACCCGTTGGATCCCATCAGAACCTCCGACGGCCGATTTCTTTTCCGGGTTTGGCCGTCGCCTGGCCGAACATCACGTCGCATCGGAGATGACCGATGACCGGCACGGTTGGCACCGGGACAATTTCTTGGGTGCCACGGTCCAGCCGAACCAACCGTGCGAAAGCTGGGTGGCCTTTGTCGCCCAACAACGCATCGGGCACCAATTAAGTCTTGCGATCGAAAACGGATGGTCAGATTCGCGACTGATATCGGACGTCCAAAAAATCATTGACCACATGGATGATTTGTTATCCGGACGTCATTCGACCGTCAGTCTGTTGCACGGCGATTTGTGGAGCGGCAATTACTTGTGCACCGACGGCGGGCGGGTCGCGCTGATCGACCCCGCGGTGTACCGCGGGTGTGCCGAAGCGGAGTTTGGGATGATCCAACTGTTCGGATCATGTCCACCCGAGTTTTATGATGCTTATCAAGACGTTCGCCCCTTGGCCGACGGATGGCGGCGCCGCGTTCAGGTGTATGTGCTTTATCATCTGCTGAACCATTTGAATTTGTTCGGCGGTGGATACCTTTCCCAGTGCCAGCGGACGGCAGCGATGGTGCTGCGAGGTCGATAG